One stretch of Caldalkalibacillus uzonensis DNA includes these proteins:
- the fabF gene encoding beta-ketoacyl-ACP synthase II has translation MNRRVVITGCGVITSLGQDINSFWDNIVKGKSGVSKIESFDASEHATKIAAEVKDFNPEDYMDRRDIKRTDRFVQFGVAAAKLALKHAELTITEENAHDVGVYVGSGIGGLKTWEEQHKVMLNKGPKRVSPFFIPMMIANMASGVISIETGAKGPNSASMSACATGTHAVGDAFNIIRRGQAEVMIAGGTEATITPLAFAGFNANKALSTRNDEPEKASRPFDKDRDGFVMGEGAGIVILESLDHALKRGASIIAEVVGYGMTGDAYHITSPAPEGEGAARAMAMALKDARLNPEEVDYINAHGTSTPYNDKFETIAIKTVFGEHAYKLAVSSSKSMTGHLLGAAGGVEAIVTALAIRDQILPPTINYETPDPDCDLDYVPNEARQSKVNVALSNSLGFGGHNATIILKQYEA, from the coding sequence ATGAATCGACGTGTAGTGATCACCGGGTGTGGTGTGATCACCTCCCTTGGTCAAGATATTAACAGTTTTTGGGATAATATCGTAAAAGGGAAATCCGGCGTTTCCAAAATTGAATCTTTTGACGCCAGCGAACATGCCACTAAAATTGCGGCCGAAGTGAAAGATTTTAACCCTGAGGATTATATGGACCGCCGGGATATTAAGCGGACGGACCGTTTTGTTCAGTTTGGTGTTGCCGCTGCCAAGCTGGCTTTAAAACATGCTGAGCTCACGATTACGGAAGAGAACGCTCATGATGTGGGTGTCTATGTGGGATCCGGCATCGGCGGATTAAAGACATGGGAAGAGCAGCATAAAGTGATGCTGAACAAGGGACCGAAAAGGGTCAGCCCGTTTTTTATCCCCATGATGATTGCCAATATGGCTTCCGGTGTAATTTCTATCGAAACAGGAGCCAAAGGCCCGAACAGCGCCTCCATGAGCGCCTGCGCCACGGGGACCCACGCCGTTGGAGATGCATTCAACATTATTCGCCGCGGCCAGGCCGAAGTGATGATAGCAGGAGGTACAGAAGCCACCATCACCCCACTTGCTTTTGCTGGTTTTAATGCTAACAAGGCGCTGTCTACCCGTAATGACGAACCGGAAAAAGCAAGTCGGCCATTTGATAAAGACAGGGACGGTTTTGTGATGGGAGAAGGGGCCGGGATTGTTATTCTAGAATCTCTTGATCACGCCCTAAAACGGGGTGCTTCCATTATCGCTGAAGTGGTGGGCTATGGCATGACGGGAGATGCCTACCATATTACCAGCCCGGCACCTGAAGGAGAAGGTGCCGCACGGGCCATGGCCATGGCCTTGAAAGATGCCCGGCTCAATCCGGAAGAGGTGGACTACATTAATGCCCATGGCACCTCTACACCTTATAACGATAAGTTTGAAACTATTGCTATCAAAACGGTCTTTGGTGAGCATGCTTACAAGCTGGCAGTCAGTTCCAGCAAATCGATGACCGGTCACTTACTGGGTGCTGCCGGCGGCGTGGAAGCAATTGTAACTGCTCTAGCAATCAGAGATCAAATTTTGCCTCCGACGATTAACTATGAAACACCTGATCCGGATTGTGATCTGGATTATGTGCCCAATGAAGCACGCCAAAGCAAGGTGAATGTGGCCCTTTCCAATTCTTTAGGATTTGGTGGACACAACGCCACCATCATTCTCAAGCAATACGAAGCCTGA
- a CDS encoding acyl carrier protein, with the protein MADTFERVKKIIVDRLEVDESQVTPEASFKDDLGADSLDVVELVMELEDEFDMEISDEDAEKITTVGEAVAYIESQL; encoded by the coding sequence ATGGCAGACACATTTGAACGGGTGAAAAAAATTATTGTTGACCGTTTGGAAGTGGATGAGTCTCAGGTTACGCCTGAAGCTTCCTTCAAGGATGACTTAGGCGCAGATTCTCTTGATGTGGTTGAATTGGTGATGGAATTGGAAGATGAATTTGACATGGAAATCTCCGATGAGGATGCAGAGAAAATCACCACTGTGGGAGAAGCTGTCGCCTACATAGAGTCACAACTGTAA
- the fabG gene encoding 3-oxoacyl-[acyl-carrier-protein] reductase: MSLSGKVALVTGGARGIGRAIVLALAKAGADVAINYAGSEQAASQLVQEVEHLGQKAIAVKANVAEQAAVNDMVKQVIETFGRLDILVNNAGITRDNLLMRMKEEEWDAVINVNLKGVFNCTKAVTRQMMKQKSGRIINISSVVGVMGNAGQANYVAAKAGVIGLTKTTARELAARGITVNAVAPGFIQTDMTDVLGEEIKEQLLTQIPLGRLGDPDDIARVVKFLASDDAAYITGQTIHVDGGMVM, translated from the coding sequence GTGAGTTTGTCTGGTAAAGTCGCACTGGTGACAGGCGGTGCCAGGGGGATTGGCCGGGCTATAGTCCTGGCTTTGGCCAAGGCAGGAGCTGATGTGGCCATCAATTATGCCGGCAGTGAGCAGGCGGCGAGCCAACTGGTTCAGGAAGTGGAACATCTGGGACAAAAGGCCATCGCGGTCAAAGCCAACGTGGCTGAGCAAGCGGCCGTCAACGATATGGTCAAACAAGTGATTGAAACCTTTGGCCGGCTGGATATTCTGGTCAATAACGCCGGCATTACCCGGGACAATTTGCTGATGCGCATGAAAGAAGAAGAATGGGATGCCGTCATCAATGTCAACTTAAAAGGCGTGTTTAACTGCACCAAGGCTGTCACCCGGCAAATGATGAAGCAGAAGTCGGGGCGGATTATTAACATCTCTTCCGTTGTAGGTGTGATGGGCAACGCCGGCCAGGCCAATTATGTGGCGGCCAAGGCTGGAGTAATTGGCCTGACCAAAACAACGGCCCGGGAACTGGCGGCCAGGGGAATTACGGTCAATGCCGTTGCTCCTGGTTTTATCCAGACTGATATGACTGATGTCCTGGGTGAAGAGATTAAAGAGCAGCTCTTAACCCAAATTCCCCTCGGACGCTTGGGAGACCCCGATGACATTGCCCGTGTCGTCAAGTTTCTGGCCTCTGATGATGCGGCCTATATCACAGGCCAGACGATCCATGTAGATGGCGGCATGGTCATGTAA
- the fabD gene encoding ACP S-malonyltransferase yields the protein MGKIAFVFPGQGAQYVGMGKTLAEQYEAARNIFALADESLGYSLSTLCFEGPEEELRLTYHTQPAILTTSIALYEVLKTEAPRPDYVAGHSLGEYSALVAAEALSFADAVTTVHKRGKFMDEAVPAGQGAMAAVIGGDRDEVQRICEEISLEGDAVQLANLNSPGQVVISGTKEGVEKASQLIKEQKKARRVIPLEVSGPFHSDLMKPAASRLAHALEKVTIHNAKVPVVTNVEARPVMLAEEIEHALIEQVFSPVLWEDSVRWMIEAGVDTFVEIGPGQVLAGLIKKTSRDVSVCSVYDEVSLKQTLEVIK from the coding sequence GTGGGTAAAATCGCCTTTGTGTTCCCCGGGCAAGGGGCACAATATGTAGGTATGGGCAAAACATTGGCTGAACAATATGAAGCGGCTAGGAACATCTTTGCCTTGGCTGATGAAAGTTTGGGTTACTCGCTTTCAACGTTGTGTTTTGAAGGGCCTGAAGAAGAACTCCGTCTTACATACCATACCCAGCCTGCCATTTTAACGACCAGCATAGCCCTGTATGAGGTCTTAAAAACAGAAGCCCCCCGTCCAGATTATGTGGCCGGCCACAGTTTGGGCGAGTATTCCGCTCTGGTTGCAGCGGAGGCGTTGTCATTCGCAGATGCTGTGACCACTGTTCACAAGAGGGGTAAATTTATGGACGAAGCTGTTCCGGCAGGACAAGGAGCCATGGCTGCCGTGATTGGCGGGGACAGGGACGAAGTGCAGCGTATTTGTGAGGAGATCAGCTTGGAAGGAGATGCGGTCCAGCTGGCTAACCTGAACAGTCCTGGCCAAGTCGTGATCTCAGGCACCAAAGAGGGCGTGGAGAAAGCTTCACAGCTGATTAAAGAGCAGAAAAAGGCCAGACGTGTCATTCCCCTGGAGGTGAGCGGTCCCTTTCACTCTGACTTGATGAAACCTGCTGCCAGCCGGCTGGCCCATGCGCTGGAGAAGGTAACTATTCACAATGCTAAAGTGCCGGTGGTGACCAATGTGGAAGCAAGACCGGTTATGCTGGCCGAGGAGATCGAACATGCCTTGATCGAACAGGTATTTTCTCCCGTATTATGGGAAGACTCTGTGAGATGGATGATTGAGGCCGGTGTGGACACCTTTGTAGAAATTGGACCAGGGCAGGTTTTGGCTGGTTTAATTAAGAAAACGAGCCGTGATGTTTCGGTTTGCTCCGTGTATGATGAAGTTTCCTTGAAGCAAACATTGGAGGTGATCAAGTGA
- a CDS encoding beta-ketoacyl-ACP synthase III yields MSRQGVGILGTGSFLPEKVLTNRDLEKMVDTNDEWIRTRTGIRERRIADEHMASSDLAYEASVKALQHAGISAEELDMIIVATVTPDMFFPSTACILQHKLGAPKIAAMDLSAACSGFLYAVSTATQFVQSGMYRYILVVGVECLSKITNWKDRNTCVLFGDGAGAVVIGPTEEGFGFLSFELGSDGSGADLLNLPAGGSRLPASARTLEEEKHFIYMNGQEVFKFAVRVMEQVSVSVIEKAGLSKEDVQFLVPHQANLRIIDAARKRLGLGEERVVINLDRYGNMSSASIPVALDEAVQNGRIKKGDVVVFVGFGGGLTWGGSVMRWNM; encoded by the coding sequence TTGAGCAGACAAGGGGTTGGCATTTTAGGAACAGGGTCTTTTCTGCCTGAAAAGGTTTTAACTAACCGTGATTTAGAAAAAATGGTAGATACGAATGATGAATGGATCCGTACCCGGACAGGGATCAGGGAGCGCCGGATTGCTGATGAACACATGGCTTCTTCCGATTTGGCTTACGAAGCAAGTGTCAAAGCATTGCAGCATGCTGGCATCTCTGCCGAAGAGCTGGATATGATCATTGTGGCCACTGTTACACCAGACATGTTTTTTCCATCAACAGCCTGCATTTTGCAACACAAATTGGGCGCACCTAAAATTGCCGCCATGGATCTGTCGGCGGCCTGCAGCGGATTTCTGTATGCTGTCTCCACCGCAACCCAGTTTGTGCAAAGTGGCATGTACCGTTACATTCTGGTTGTCGGAGTGGAGTGTCTGTCCAAAATTACAAATTGGAAGGACCGTAACACTTGTGTGCTGTTTGGTGATGGTGCTGGTGCCGTAGTGATTGGACCAACAGAGGAGGGGTTCGGATTTCTATCTTTCGAATTAGGGTCAGACGGAAGCGGGGCCGACCTGCTTAATCTGCCTGCTGGAGGCTCGCGTCTGCCAGCTTCTGCCCGGACGCTAGAGGAGGAAAAACACTTTATTTATATGAACGGCCAAGAGGTATTCAAGTTTGCAGTCCGTGTGATGGAGCAGGTCTCTGTTTCAGTGATTGAAAAAGCAGGCCTTTCCAAAGAAGATGTCCAGTTTCTGGTTCCCCATCAGGCTAACCTGCGCATAATTGATGCCGCCCGCAAGCGGCTTGGCTTAGGGGAGGAGCGGGTTGTGATTAATCTTGACCGCTACGGGAACATGTCCTCAGCCTCCATACCGGTTGCTTTAGATGAGGCTGTGCAGAACGGACGGATTAAAAAAGGAGATGTTGTTGTTTTTGTCGGTTTCGGAGGAGGACTAACCTGGGGAGGCAGCGTGATGCGCTGGAATATGTAA
- the plsX gene encoding phosphate acyltransferase PlsX, translating to MKIAIDIMGGDYAPDEIVKGALLALDAFDDIELVLVGRKEEITSRLGGWTDRIQLVHTDEVIAADEEPVRAVRRKKNASLVTCTRLVKEQKVHACISAGNTGAYMTAGLLVTGRIKGIERPALATVMPTSTGSPVLLLDVGANVEAKPAHLVQYAWMGHIYANRVLHIPEPRIGLLNVGTEETKGNELVKSAYGRLKNEPLNFIGNIEARDIPSGGADVVVCDGFTGNVVLKLTEGVAGSIFTMLKEVMTATPVQKIGALLLKPGLKGFKKKMDYTEYGGAPLLGLDGICIKAHGSSNANAVKNAIRQARECITQDVAGLIRHELGKVSETY from the coding sequence ATGAAGATTGCCATTGACATCATGGGGGGCGATTATGCACCGGATGAAATTGTCAAAGGTGCCTTACTCGCTCTTGATGCCTTTGACGACATCGAACTGGTCTTGGTCGGCAGGAAAGAAGAGATCACCTCTCGTCTCGGAGGGTGGACGGACCGGATCCAACTGGTCCACACTGATGAAGTGATTGCTGCTGATGAGGAACCTGTGCGCGCAGTGCGGCGTAAAAAGAATGCTTCTTTGGTGACATGCACCCGCTTGGTTAAGGAGCAAAAGGTACATGCTTGTATCTCAGCAGGCAACACCGGTGCTTATATGACGGCGGGTTTGTTGGTGACCGGACGGATTAAAGGTATCGAGCGTCCGGCACTAGCCACAGTGATGCCCACGTCAACCGGCAGTCCGGTTCTGCTACTGGATGTAGGAGCCAACGTAGAAGCCAAGCCGGCTCACTTAGTGCAATACGCTTGGATGGGCCATATCTACGCCAACCGGGTGTTGCATATACCTGAGCCCCGAATCGGGTTATTAAATGTGGGTACTGAGGAAACAAAAGGCAATGAATTGGTGAAATCAGCCTACGGCCGATTAAAAAACGAACCGCTGAACTTCATTGGCAATATTGAAGCGAGGGATATTCCCTCTGGAGGCGCTGATGTTGTCGTGTGTGACGGTTTTACTGGGAATGTAGTCTTGAAACTGACCGAAGGGGTGGCCGGTTCTATCTTCACCATGCTGAAAGAGGTGATGACTGCTACACCGGTACAAAAAATCGGTGCATTGTTGTTAAAACCGGGACTGAAAGGATTCAAAAAGAAAATGGATTACACCGAATACGGCGGTGCGCCGCTGTTGGGATTGGACGGCATTTGCATCAAAGCCCACGGTTCGTCCAACGCCAATGCCGTCAAAAACGCGATTCGGCAGGCAAGGGAATGTATTACACAGGATGTTGCCGGGCTGATTCGACATGAATTAGGGAAAGTGAGTGAGACATATTGA
- the fapR gene encoding transcription factor FapR — protein sequence MPKLSKKERQNQLVELLHKNPFMTDEELARHFQVSVQTIRLDRLEKSIPELRERIKSVAEQNYDEVRSLLVDEVIGEIIDLQLDKSAISILDIREEHAFTRNQIARGHHLFAQANSLAVAVIDDELALTASANIRFLRPVKVGERVVAKARVTETKADRTKVRVESFCGEEMVFSGHFTVYRSTVNSTREVSPQT from the coding sequence ATGCCCAAACTATCGAAAAAAGAGCGACAAAACCAATTAGTTGAGCTGTTACATAAGAATCCATTTATGACTGATGAAGAATTGGCCCGACATTTTCAGGTCAGTGTTCAAACCATCCGTTTGGATCGCTTGGAAAAATCAATTCCCGAGCTGCGGGAACGAATTAAAAGCGTGGCTGAACAAAATTATGATGAGGTCCGCTCCCTTTTAGTGGATGAAGTGATCGGAGAGATCATCGATTTGCAGTTGGATAAAAGCGCCATTTCTATTTTGGATATCCGGGAAGAGCATGCCTTTACCCGCAATCAAATTGCTCGGGGGCATCACCTATTCGCCCAGGCCAACTCCCTGGCTGTGGCTGTCATTGATGACGAATTGGCGCTGACTGCTTCGGCCAATATCCGCTTTCTCAGGCCTGTGAAAGTGGGTGAAAGAGTTGTGGCCAAGGCCAGGGTGACTGAAACTAAAGCTGACCGGACCAAAGTTCGTGTAGAATCTTTTTGTGGCGAAGAAATGGTATTTTCAGGTCATTTTACTGTGTACCGGTCCACTGTGAATTCAACAAGGGAGGTTAGCCCACAGACATGA
- the recG gene encoding ATP-dependent DNA helicase RecG, whose translation MNKQDWTEKQVLKQPVTTLKGVGEATAEDLSLLGIETIEDLLFHFPYRYEDYRLRDLAEVGHEETVTVEGTVHSEPLLRFYGRNKSRCSFKVLVDRYLITAVIFNRPYVKRQVKVGRTIRLSGKMDKHRLQLTVQHYQWTNRAGQNEEDEGLLPVYSVTGKLKVAQFRKWIKAALRDYAAFIPEILPQSLLERYKLLSRSAALQQLHFPKDWQEGKQAKRRFVYEEFFLFQLKLQALRKRHREQVKGLAQHYDHQKVERFIQSLPFKLTAAQHRALEQILDDLQAPYAMNRLLQGDVGSGKTAVAAIALYASVNAGYQGAFMVPTEILAEQHYLSLKRFFAQDNIQLALLTGSSSSTERREILAGLQLGTIDVVVGTHALIQEDVFFKNLGLIITDEQHRFGVEQRRRLRRKGAAPDVLLMTATPIPRTLAITAFGDLDVTVIDELPAGRKKVETYWVREEMLDRVFRFMQNQIDQGRQAYVVCPLIEESDKLDVQNVLDFHAELSQAFPQYRVGLLHGRLGSSEKEETMRRFAAGEIHILVTTTVVEVGVDVPNATLMIIYDAERFGLSQLHQLRGRVGRGEHQSYCILIANPKTETGIQRMQIMRSTHDGFEVAKKDLALRGPGDFFGTKQSGLPEFKVADMIHDYRALEVARKDAAALINHPSFWEKEEYAPLRAYLEEQLRAEAKLLD comes from the coding sequence GTGAACAAACAAGACTGGACGGAGAAACAGGTTCTAAAACAACCAGTGACAACGCTGAAAGGAGTGGGAGAGGCGACGGCAGAAGACCTCTCCCTTCTTGGTATTGAAACTATAGAAGATCTTTTGTTTCATTTTCCCTATCGGTATGAAGATTATCGCCTCAGGGATCTGGCTGAAGTGGGCCATGAAGAAACCGTCACAGTGGAAGGGACCGTTCACAGTGAACCACTGCTTCGCTTTTACGGCCGCAACAAATCCCGCTGTTCCTTCAAGGTGCTGGTTGACCGTTATCTCATTACGGCTGTGATCTTCAACAGACCCTACGTTAAACGGCAGGTGAAAGTGGGACGGACCATCCGCCTGTCTGGAAAAATGGACAAGCATCGCCTGCAATTAACAGTCCAGCATTACCAGTGGACCAACAGGGCGGGCCAGAACGAGGAGGATGAAGGGCTGCTGCCGGTCTACTCCGTGACCGGCAAGCTTAAAGTGGCTCAGTTCCGCAAATGGATCAAAGCGGCTTTGCGTGATTATGCGGCTTTCATCCCCGAAATCCTTCCCCAATCTCTGCTTGAGCGCTACAAATTGCTATCCCGCTCCGCTGCTTTGCAACAATTGCACTTTCCTAAGGATTGGCAGGAAGGCAAACAAGCCAAGCGCCGTTTCGTGTACGAAGAATTTTTCTTGTTCCAATTAAAGCTGCAAGCTCTGAGAAAACGTCATCGTGAACAGGTCAAAGGTTTGGCCCAACATTATGACCACCAAAAAGTGGAACGGTTTATCCAATCGCTGCCGTTTAAGCTGACCGCTGCCCAGCATAGGGCTCTGGAGCAAATCTTGGACGATTTGCAAGCACCCTATGCCATGAACCGCTTGTTGCAGGGCGATGTTGGTTCAGGAAAGACAGCCGTTGCCGCTATTGCCCTGTATGCCTCTGTCAATGCGGGATATCAAGGTGCGTTTATGGTGCCCACAGAAATTTTAGCTGAACAACATTATTTGTCCTTAAAGCGATTTTTTGCCCAAGATAACATCCAACTGGCCTTATTGACCGGAAGTTCATCTTCCACAGAACGGAGGGAGATTCTGGCCGGTCTGCAACTGGGGACCATTGATGTTGTGGTCGGCACCCATGCGCTGATTCAGGAAGATGTCTTTTTTAAAAACCTGGGTCTCATTATTACCGATGAACAACACCGCTTTGGTGTAGAGCAACGGCGTCGGTTAAGGCGTAAAGGGGCCGCTCCCGACGTTTTGCTTATGACGGCTACACCTATCCCTCGCACCTTGGCCATCACGGCCTTTGGCGATCTGGACGTCACCGTCATTGATGAACTGCCGGCCGGGCGGAAAAAAGTGGAAACGTATTGGGTCAGGGAAGAGATGCTGGATCGGGTGTTCCGTTTTATGCAAAACCAAATTGACCAAGGGCGGCAAGCATATGTTGTCTGCCCCTTAATTGAGGAGTCGGACAAGCTGGATGTACAGAACGTGCTTGACTTTCATGCCGAGTTAAGCCAAGCCTTTCCCCAGTACCGTGTAGGTTTGTTGCACGGACGGCTGGGCTCCAGTGAAAAAGAGGAAACCATGCGCCGCTTTGCAGCAGGAGAGATTCATATTTTGGTCACCACCACGGTTGTTGAGGTGGGGGTTGATGTGCCCAATGCCACGCTGATGATTATTTACGATGCAGAACGGTTTGGCCTGTCCCAGCTGCACCAGCTGCGGGGCAGGGTCGGCCGGGGGGAGCATCAATCGTATTGCATCTTAATTGCTAACCCCAAAACAGAGACCGGCATTCAGCGGATGCAAATCATGCGTTCCACCCACGATGGTTTTGAAGTGGCTAAAAAGGATCTTGCCTTACGCGGTCCAGGTGACTTTTTCGGCACCAAACAAAGTGGCTTGCCCGAGTTTAAGGTGGCGGATATGATCCACGATTACCGAGCCTTGGAAGTAGCCCGTAAAGATGCCGCTGCTTTAATCAATCACCCGTCCTTTTGGGAGAAAGAGGAGTATGCCCCTTTACGTGCCTATTTAGAAGAGCAGCTGAGGGCTGAGGCTAAATTGTTGGACTAA
- the sdaAA gene encoding L-serine ammonia-lyase, iron-sulfur-dependent, subunit alpha produces the protein MFKTVAELVELAERENKKMAQIMIEQEVQISGKSKQDIMDNMAKAYRVMEKAVQRGINENIKSHSSLTGGDAKKLHRYIQQGNVLSGIHVLEAVMGAMATNEVNAAMGTICATPTAGSAGIVPGCLFAMAEKLQPSYEDKLYFLFTAGAIGYVIANNAFIAGATGGCQAETGSATAMAAAAIVEMAGGTPRQSAHALSIALQNMLGLVCDPVAGLVEVPCVKRNAIGASIAMVAADMALAGIEFIIPADEVIEAMYRIGKSMPHALKETALGGLAATPTGKALERKIFGVELVKE, from the coding sequence ATCTTTAAAACGGTGGCTGAGCTTGTTGAATTAGCTGAACGGGAAAACAAAAAGATGGCCCAAATCATGATTGAACAGGAAGTACAGATTTCGGGCAAATCAAAACAAGACATTATGGACAATATGGCCAAAGCTTACAGGGTGATGGAAAAGGCTGTTCAACGGGGGATTAATGAAAACATCAAGTCTCACAGCAGCCTGACAGGCGGTGATGCTAAAAAGCTTCATCGTTATATCCAGCAAGGGAATGTGTTGTCCGGCATTCATGTCTTGGAGGCAGTGATGGGAGCCATGGCCACTAACGAGGTCAATGCCGCCATGGGAACCATTTGTGCCACCCCGACGGCCGGGTCGGCCGGCATTGTACCAGGTTGTTTATTTGCTATGGCAGAAAAGTTGCAGCCGTCTTATGAAGATAAACTTTACTTTTTGTTTACAGCCGGGGCTATTGGTTATGTTATTGCCAACAATGCGTTTATTGCCGGAGCAACAGGGGGGTGTCAGGCAGAAACAGGATCAGCCACAGCCATGGCCGCAGCGGCCATTGTGGAAATGGCAGGAGGCACTCCCAGGCAGTCTGCCCATGCCCTTTCCATCGCCCTGCAAAATATGTTGGGGCTGGTCTGTGACCCTGTGGCCGGCTTGGTAGAAGTCCCCTGCGTGAAGCGCAATGCCATTGGTGCTTCGATCGCCATGGTGGCGGCAGATATGGCTTTGGCCGGCATTGAATTTATTATCCCGGCCGACGAAGTGATCGAAGCCATGTACAGAATTGGCAAATCCATGCCCCATGCGCTGAAAGAAACGGCGTTGGGCGGTTTGGCGGCAACCCCGACAGGAAAAGCACTGGAAAGAAAGATTTTTGGTGTGGAGTTGGTCAAAGAGTGA
- the sdaAB gene encoding L-serine ammonia-lyase, iron-sulfur-dependent subunit beta, whose amino-acid sequence MNYRSVFDIIGPIMIGPSSSHTAGAARIGRAARRIFGLKPDSAYITFYGSFAKTYKGHGTDIAIVGGLLDLDTYDEGIVRSLELAKAQGIDVHIQTSEEDADHPNTAKIELSNGEQWLEIVGISIGGGSVEITSVNGFKLRLSGHHPALLVLHEDKYGMIAQVANVLSRHKLNIGHMEVARKAKGSEALMAIETDQSMGEDVLAEIKAIPSILAVTKLDP is encoded by the coding sequence ATGAACTACCGGTCCGTGTTTGACATTATCGGTCCTATTATGATCGGGCCATCCAGCTCTCACACGGCTGGTGCGGCCCGTATCGGCCGTGCGGCACGGCGCATTTTTGGCCTTAAACCTGACTCAGCATACATCACATTTTACGGTTCTTTTGCCAAAACATATAAAGGGCATGGTACGGATATTGCAATTGTTGGAGGCCTGTTAGATTTGGATACCTATGACGAGGGCATTGTCCGTTCATTGGAGCTGGCCAAAGCCCAAGGAATTGATGTTCATATCCAGACGAGCGAAGAGGATGCGGATCACCCCAATACGGCTAAAATTGAACTAAGTAATGGAGAACAGTGGCTGGAGATTGTAGGTATTTCCATTGGGGGCGGATCAGTTGAGATTACTTCCGTGAACGGTTTTAAATTGCGTTTGTCAGGGCATCATCCTGCTTTACTTGTGCTTCATGAAGACAAATATGGGATGATTGCCCAGGTGGCCAATGTATTAAGCCGGCACAAACTCAATATCGGCCACATGGAAGTGGCTAGAAAAGCCAAAGGATCTGAAGCCTTAATGGCCATTGAGACTGACCAGTCTATGGGTGAGGATGTGCTGGCCGAAATCAAAGCGATCCCGTCAATCCTAGCGGTCACTAAGCTTGATCCCTGA